GAAATGTTCGGCACGTTGGTCAGTCCCCTGGCCTCATTGATGATGTTTACGGTGGTGACCCATCGGTTGTTAGCCAATGCCAGCAGTTCGGCTGAATTTGAAGCCATTCTGGTGAGCTTTATCTCGTTTAACGCTGCTTTTTCGGGGTTCAATGCATCACTCTCCCAGGCCGCCAACCTCTTGGCCAACACCTTCGGCCGTGCCAGCGTTCTTTGGAAACGGGCAGAACCCATTCTTTATGCCGAAGTCGAACGCGGTTATGAACCCGATGCTGTGCATCATCAGGTGGGGGGGCACTATCGCTTCCGTGATGTCACCTACACCTTCCCTGGAGCATCTGAGCCAATTCTGCGCAACCTGAATTTCGAGATCATGCCGGGTGAACACACGGTGATCACCGGCCCTAGTGGTTGTGGCAAGTCAACGTTGGTGCGCATGTTCCTGGGCTTTGCTGATCCCCAAGCCGGTGAAGTGTTGGTGGATGGCATTCCATTGCCTCGATTGTCGATACGGCACTACAGACGCCAACTCGGCGTTGTGCTGCAGACAGCGCATCTGAATGGCGGTTCGATTTATGACGTCGTCTGCGGCGGGCTTGTGCTCGATGAGGAGCGCATCTGGGAGGCCTTACGCGCAGCCTCCGTGGCCGATGAAGTGGAAGCCATGCCTATGAAACTCGAGACCCTTCTGATGGATGGTGCTGGCAATGTGTCGGGAGGGCAGGCGCAGCGCATTGCCATTGCCAGAGCCCTGATTCATCAGCCCCAGGTGCTGATCATGGACGAAGCCACCAGTGCTCTCGACCCTGCATCGCAGCAGCGCATCAATGCCACCGTTCAATCACTGGGGATCACCAGAATCAGCATTGCGCATCGTCTGGCCACGATCAAAGATGCCGATCGAATCCTGGTGCTCAGAGATGGTGCAATCTCTGAAAATGGCACCTGGGATGAATTATGTGAGCACGGCTACCTTGCGCAAATGTTGTCAAAAGGGCGCTGACGCCGATGTCCGTAATGCAGTCATGGCCTTCTTTGCATCAACTTCTGCAAGCTGAGAAGGGGCAAACCACTGATTCAGCTGTCAGCTGCGACGACCTCAACGGTTTCCAGCAGGGGCTTGGTCAAGCCTGGCTCGACGCGATCGCACCCCAGGAAAGCGACAAACTGGCGCGTCGCTTTGCCTGGTCAGGCCTGGATGCGGAAACCCTGCGTCGCGTCTTGGCCCGTGCCTCAAATCCTGAAGAGGCAGCCATTTCTGAACCCTGGTGGGATGAACTGAAGGCATTGCAGCATGCGCTGCGATCCGACCCTGATCGTGCCCTGCACCCCTACGTCGCTGAGGATTCGGATAAGCAGAAGCTGCCGTTTGCAGACCTCTGGCTGCCGGTTGTCGACGATGCGGTGGCCAGGCTGCGCGACAGCCTTTCCGATTCGCAGACGCGATCTTTCACTGACGACGTCTTCCAGGCTCTGGGGCAATCGTTACTGAGCCGACTCAGCAGCGTCTCTGAGCAGGTGCTGTTTGAGCAGTTCAACCTGTTGCGACCTCCCGGCGTGATGCTGCTGGCCCACCTCGGTGCCGCAGGCGACGGTCAGGGCCCTCCGGTGCGCGAATACTACGAGCGCTTCATTCGTCAGCATCGTGCTGATGGACTGGACGGTCTGCTCAAAACCTTCCCGGTGTTGGGCAGGTATCTGGGTCTGGTGTGTCTGTTTTGGCGCCAGTCCAACAAAGAGATGCTGCGCAGGATTGATGCGGATGTTGACGCCTTGCAGCAGACCTTTGGAATTCCCCCATCTGCTGCGCTCATCGACATCAAGCAGGGCCTGAGTGACCCCCATAACGGAGGGCAGGCGGTCAGTGTTCTGACCTTTGCCACCCCGAATGGCGACAGCACATCACGCTTGGTCTACAAACCCAAGGACATGGGGGTTGATCTTGCCTATCACCAAGCCCTTGATCATCTCAATCGCAACAGTGCGTTGCCGCCCCTGCGCACTCTGAGCATTCATTGCGGTGACGACTATGGCTACATGGAGTTTGTTGAGCATCGTCTCTGTAGTGGAGACGATGAGCTCAAGCGCTTCTACCGCAATGCGGGTCGTCTCACGGCCGTTTTGCATCTCTTCGGTTGTACCGATTGTCACCACGAGAACCTGATCGCTTGTGGGGATCAGCTGTTGTTGATTGATACGGAGACTCTCCTTGAGGCTGATTTACCGGATCACATCAGTGATGCGTCGGAGCATCAAACTTCTCTGAATCAGTCAGATCTTCAGAAACGGTTTCAGAACTCCGTGCTTCGCTCCGGTCTACTGCCCACGTGGTTGTTTGTCGGTCAGGCTCGAGCTGCTGTGGACATCAGTGCGCTTGGCATCGCCCCGCCAGCCTCCACCACCATGAAGAGCGCCGGTTGGTTGGGTCTCAACAGCGACGGCATGATGGCCGGTCGCATCATGATCCCTGCGGAGGTGCCCACGAGTCTTCCGGTGGGCTGTGGCGAGACCAACGGGCTCAACAGGCATCTCGAGATCTTCTGTGAAGGCTTCCGTGAACAGTGCCTCGCCTTTGAGCAGACCCGTGATCACTGGATCGGAGCCGATGGTGTGCTCGAACGCTTCCGTGGTCTTCCGCGGCGCATCGTGCTGAGGGCAACCCGCGTTTATTTCGCGTTGCAGCGTCAACAACTGGAGCCAGCGGCCTTGCGGTCCCCGTTGAGCCAGGGATTGGTGCTGGAGCAGCTCAGTCGCAGTTTTCTGATGGCAACCGATCGGCCCAAGCATTGGCCCGTGTTTGATGAGGAAGTGCGCCAGATGGAAAGGCTTGATATTCCTTTCTTCGTTCACGCCATCGACGGCAACGACCTGCCCCTCAGTGATGGATTCGCTCCTGTTGAGAACTTCATCGAAACGAGTGGTCTTGAATCCAGCCGCCGACGGATTGAGACCTGGGATGCCGCAGCGGTGCAGTTTCAGGAGCAGCTGATTCGCGGCACCAGTCGTGCGCGTGTCACCACTGAACAGGGTTGGCAGAACCAGGAATCGGCTCCCGAGGAGCTTGACGTTGCCGACTTGACGCCTGATCAGTTGCGATTGGAAGCAGGTCGTCTTGTCGATGTTCTGGAGGAGATTGCCATCCGAGATTCCGACGGTTTGGTCGATTGGTTGGGGATGGATCTCGGCAGTGATGGCGAAAAATTCGCCTTCGGCCCTGTTGGCCATTCCCTCTATGGCGGAACGGCCGGTGTGGCTCTTCTGGCGGCCCATTTCCCGGAACACGCTGACCGGTCTGAACTGTTGAAGGCCGTGATTCCTCCCCTTCTGCAGCTTGGAGAACCCAGTCGTGATGGCATGCGTTTGCGCTGGTGGAGAGATCAGCCCCTGGGGTTGAACGGTTGTGGAGGCACGCTGCTGTCTCTGCAGCAACTGGCAGCCCGCAGCGAAACCGACCGACGCCAGTCACTGCAAGAGCTTGAGTCGTTGTTGATTTCAGCCCTGCT
This region of Synechococcus sp. NOUM97013 genomic DNA includes:
- a CDS encoding type 2 lanthipeptide synthetase LanM family protein, with product MHQLLQAEKGQTTDSAVSCDDLNGFQQGLGQAWLDAIAPQESDKLARRFAWSGLDAETLRRVLARASNPEEAAISEPWWDELKALQHALRSDPDRALHPYVAEDSDKQKLPFADLWLPVVDDAVARLRDSLSDSQTRSFTDDVFQALGQSLLSRLSSVSEQVLFEQFNLLRPPGVMLLAHLGAAGDGQGPPVREYYERFIRQHRADGLDGLLKTFPVLGRYLGLVCLFWRQSNKEMLRRIDADVDALQQTFGIPPSAALIDIKQGLSDPHNGGQAVSVLTFATPNGDSTSRLVYKPKDMGVDLAYHQALDHLNRNSALPPLRTLSIHCGDDYGYMEFVEHRLCSGDDELKRFYRNAGRLTAVLHLFGCTDCHHENLIACGDQLLLIDTETLLEADLPDHISDASEHQTSLNQSDLQKRFQNSVLRSGLLPTWLFVGQARAAVDISALGIAPPASTTMKSAGWLGLNSDGMMAGRIMIPAEVPTSLPVGCGETNGLNRHLEIFCEGFREQCLAFEQTRDHWIGADGVLERFRGLPRRIVLRATRVYFALQRQQLEPAALRSPLSQGLVLEQLSRSFLMATDRPKHWPVFDEEVRQMERLDIPFFVHAIDGNDLPLSDGFAPVENFIETSGLESSRRRIETWDAAAVQFQEQLIRGTSRARVTTEQGWQNQESAPEELDVADLTPDQLRLEAGRLVDVLEEIAIRDSDGLVDWLGMDLGSDGEKFAFGPVGHSLYGGTAGVALLAAHFPEHADRSELLKAVIPPLLQLGEPSRDGMRLRWWRDQPLGLNGCGGTLLSLQQLAARSETDRRQSLQELESLLISALLPDHIRADLALDVIGGVAGLIGPLLQNGSARALECAVLCGDQLLQHQTENGGWSLGGPDRHPLLGFSHGTAGFAAALVKLGQCVGEARFIDAASRALVYERERFDADHGNWPDYRDYKPNQPNQFMTSWCHGAPGIALGRTCLFGTPLWDASCLDEMTTALQTLTAFPLPMADHLCCGTMGNASLLRIVAEGPWSDQLPATLRSAAIERSSQLVNQSIARARGLGGSFRCFGTADSNLLLPGCFTGLSGIGLALMDQVNRDDCLQTVLSMGLLSPSGAVTTAPVHESMRQSS